Below is a window of Gossypium hirsutum isolate 1008001.06 chromosome A12, Gossypium_hirsutum_v2.1, whole genome shotgun sequence DNA.
TTGGTATAATACATTTAGTCCTCCAGACTTACATATTCTactaatttgatcctaattctaaataattcaataaatttaaccattcacatttttaaattctatcaatttgatcttcaaattttttaaccaaaattttgagtttttaaaatagACATTCCacatttataaatttgtaaaacctaaataagaaaaaaaaaacttcgtGCAAATATAACATATTTGTAATTAGACTTGATCCTGGGTTGAGCCaatacaaaattttaggcccaaccctaaaaatgggcctaaaatttgaCCCAAGCATGACCtagattaaaaatgttaaaccCGAGCCCAACACAACCTGCCTGTATTgattatttttagattatttttctataactttttaaatataatacatcaaatacaataaaaatgtcaaaacaaatattttccaacaaattgaaaatacaataaaaaatagtCTTTGTacttaaataaaactaatatagttgcaacttagcatgtaaatgcctctaaaatagtagcaaaattaacaataaaataagatttataatagtgaaatgacagcAAAACATCAAAGAAACGATAgcaaaaaacaacaacaaaaaagaaaGTTTAGGTTGATTTGGGTCGTGTCGAGcagggcttgggcaaaaaaaaacTTACTTGAGGCCTGACCCGTTTAGGTAATAGGCCTTATTTCTTGTCTAAGCCTATTTTTCAAACCTATATTCTTCCCAAGCCCTCCCATTTTTAGACGGATCTTCAGGATTAGGCGGGTGACTTAGATCATGATCAAGTCtacttgtaatatatatttttgaggaataaatataaaatttattaagccATTTtgaaaatcatataaatatatataacattttaaatatgattataattgaaaaaatatttagtACACTATCCTTGAAACTTTTAGACTCCACAAATAAGATCGGGGGTTGACAAGTGTTCtataaagtataataaaatattaaaaaaataaatatttaaaatgacaaattttaaaacTACTTATGGAATAAAAAAGACACTACAAATGTACTTAATACTATctcaattataatataaaaatatattaatgcaAGGAGAGGATTGTACTAGTGTAGTCCAAGTGTTGATTTTTTTCACgcgtttctatcatttttaatataattaatattttaataattcaaatattaattttttcaatataattatacttattaagtatttataattttaaaccaTCAAAATATATCTATCAAATAGATttagaatattatttttattaatactaAATTATATCATACCTATTGTGTAGGTGAAATTTTTTAACAacaaacatatttataattttattttttaaactaaaaaaaaaagaggaacaTTTTCTTTGTGTAATGGTTGAGGCTTTTCTACTTTagtattgtatttttaaataaattattaaaaaatactttgaTAATCATATTAGTTGTAAAATGGTATTTAAGTTAGTGTTTAAATTCAATCAAAAGTTTtatatacaatataaatatattttaaagttaaaagcttttacataaaataaatagtacaGTATTAAAACTTGACATAAataatctatataaataaataattataaaaatatataaattgtcaAATTAAATTGTGGACACATTgctttcaaattaaaataatctcgACTCAACTTTGCTactataatataaaatgtgaaaaattaagtttattgaattatataaaaatatgtaagaaaattaaatattttattatacaaatTTAGAAATGCCACATTATTATTTTAACGATAAATAACAAAAATAGGAGTAAATACAAGGTCCCAgtttgttttataaaattttgtataGTTCATTCATTGTCATAATACAATTCCAATTAGGTAAAATAATAAagttgaaaagaaataaaatctttatGATTCCCCCtataaaatttaccatttctACTCATGTAAACTATTTCTTTTGTTTacataaagggaaaaaggaaaattacaaaaagaacttacaaaaaaaaaaaaaaaaagaaaaaacaacccACAGCTCTTCTATGTATAAAACAAAAGCCGGAAACGAGCCGCCAAAACTGGGAACAAACTAtccttttgtttttccttttataaAAGCCATTTAAGCCGCCGGATAGTCAAGACCCAGCTCAAACTTACACGTTTGACTATCCTCGAACGTGCCGTATGCTTCCACTCTCCTTTTCTTTACAGGCACCACCACCTGACAAGCACGTGACATCACCGGTTTAAACCCCAGCGTCAACTCCAGCCCAATCTCGCTGCTTCCCTCCACCGTCCTTTCTTCCAACACCTTACCTCCGAGCTCCGGCCCCGCCGGAAACAGCCGCGAAGCCGCCACTGTTTCCTCTGAGATCATACTCGAGGTTTCTTTACTTTCCCCATCCATAACAGCCAACTCAGATTGGTGACTCAGCGAGGACTCGTGACTCGTCGACCGGTTTCCCTCGAACCCTTCATCAGCGTAACACCGCGGTTCGGGTGGTTCCGAGCTGCGGTTCTCCTCCTCTAAGACCGGGTTATTCACCTTCGGCTTCAAAGTTCTTTTAACTCGGCACCGTGTCTTAACTCGTTGGACATCGTTAGAGGCTGCAGAGTTTTCATCTTTGGAAACATGACGAATGTCGTATGCTTTTAGAGGCGGCCCTTGACCATTCGCAGCGGCTTCCGACGCAATCGGAGTGATCGGAGCACCTTTTAGCACAGCTTCTACGGCGGCTTGGCAAAGCTGCCAGCTTCCGGACCATAATAAGCCGACAGAACCGTATATCGGGTTCACTATCCGACCACAAGCCTCGTATAATAACGACCTAAAAATAGCTGAATAAATAGGGAAAAGAAATCAGTGAAAGAAAAGACAGTAATctaaaaataatgtaaattaaaaataaacagagCAGATGTGTGAAAGGAAAGTGAAACTGACCAGGGCGGAGGTGTTCGGGGCCGGCGTTGATGAGGTTCATAAGGCCAGCACGGCCATAGAACTTGGCTAGAAAGACGGTGGCGTTTGCTTGGGATTCAGGGCTTTTGATCCATTGTAAACAGGGCCTGATGCTACAATTTTCACTGCAGCCCTTACGAAGAATCCGGCATCCATTACAACTCATGCGCATTTTGAGAAgttggagaaagaaaagagaaaatttggggGGGGGATTGAAGAAAAGAGGGAAGTTGGAGTATTTAAGGGAAGCGGAaaaggaaaatataaaaataagagatATTCTTTTACGAAAAAATGGCCGCTGGGTTTTCAGGTATAGGACCAGGGGAACGCAGTTGTTTTAATTTCCAAAACGCTGGTTTCCACATTCAAGGAGGTTGGctttcaaaaataaatcaatttttatttaaaaaacaataaaaacatggtactgctatgtttttaAATACTTTTGCTATTTCACTACTCTCACCCTCTCACTCGTGCAACTCACTCCCAATTAAGGAATCCAATTTCAATTCCCCATTGGAGGCGTACTTAATGTACTGTCCCTTCTGCGTAAGACAACCTAAATATTTACGGAACGTAACTCCTCTCGGGGAAATCGATGCACAACTCATTTTTACTAAACTACCCCCACTTGCGCTCGATATGTTACTGCTTTCTAAAGGGTAAAACGGATACTTGAATATAAGGACAGGTGGTGAAAAAGGTAAGGGATGCCATGCAAATGGGTCCAAAAATTGAGAAAGGAAGAGAGTAGCGCGTGGAAGACACGTACAGGCATCAGAGTGTTGTCGAATCGCCACATATGAGGTAGAGGGTGTGAAGTGGGAGCCcctgttttattttaattaaagaaaaacagaataaaataatatagaaaaaGGCTCCTGGTTTTCGGGAGGTTCGTGTTGATTCAAAAACCACTTTAAAAGAGGGAAAGCGAAAACCGGTAACCGGTTTCCGGATTTGAATGTTGGGACTGTGGGCGCTTCACAAGCTCATCAGCCAACGGTTTTGAAGgggtttcttttatatattttcttttctgaaATTTGCATTAAGCTCATACTTATCATCTATTACAGTAGAATAAATAAAGaaatcatttttctttatttgagAAACCAATTTTCTTATACGGTTTTATTTCTAGTATACACTTATATGTTATCTTTATTAATCTCATTTACATttctaactttttaaattttttttttaattttacttttataaaaaataatcgaaaggTTTGTTTGTTCATTTTAATGACATGAtgacattttagtatttaattaatttttaaattctaaaaaaaaatattaaaaatattgcaAGAAGTTGcacatttctctttttcttatatttttttaaaataatttatttaattttcataatttttaaaaaatattttatatctttCTAACCAATTTAttctttcaaaatattaatttatatgatattaaattattttatatcataaaataaatatagctAATCATTCAAAACAAAACTAATATCCAAATTATTAAAACtaagtaaatatatattcatCCAGTAATTTCTTTTACACTTAAATATAGAAGGTTTTCTATTCAAAATAGATCTCTAAGTGGTAGTTTTTGCGGTGGATAAGGCGAAAAGAATGCTATTGACAGCGATGATTAAAGGATGGAAAAAGGCTTGGCAGTGCTTTCACTTACTGGTAGGGAGGAGGAGGAGGCATGGCAAGTAGATCTGAAGGAGGAAGTGAGGGAGTAGGTGGTGAATCTGAGTGTGGTGGGTAGCTTCTTGATGGCCACTGTTGTACAGTTTCAGGCGATGCGCACCACTTTGGTGAATTTATGGCACCCTCATGGGGGTGTTAAGATTACTTATATGGGTGAGAAGCGGTTTCTCTTTCAGTTTTACTATGAGATTGATCTTGACAGGTTCTTGGATGGAAGTCCCTAAACGTTCAACAACCATTTACTACTTTTTCATCGATTAAAGGAAGGGGATGACCTCATGGTTGTGCCATTGTTTCGGGTTGATTTTTTGGTCTAGATTCATGATCTTCTGACGGGATTAATGTCAGAAATGATGGCTAGGCAATTTGGGGGCTTTTTTGGGGCAATTTTAGTATGGTGCGAAGTCATTGAATAAATGGTATGGGGGTTATATGCGAATTCGTGTCAGGATTGATGTGAGAAATCCGCTAATGAAGCATAAGAAACTTATTCTGGAGAACAAATGGTTCTTTTATGCGCGATTCCAATATGAAAAGCTTTcgatattttacttttttttatggCTGATTGGGATAATCTGAGAGATTTTGCCCAGCCAAGATCGTTAATGGGAAAAAAATTGGTATCTGAGTGGGATCTTTCGATTAAAACAATACCGAAAAGAGCAATGGTGGTGACTAGTCCTTAGTTACGGGAGAAGGGAGAAAGGCCACGGattaaaaaattgtagaaatcgctGGGTAAAAGGACAACTGAGGGGTTAGCGAATATATAAGGtctattttgaaatagggattttTTGCGTCTAGCGAGAGCGAATCTTGGGCTGAATATGGAGGGAAGTTGGACACTGGTATTAGTGGAATAGAGAATATGGATTCGAATAAGGAGTTGTGAGAGGAGGATTTCCCTATGGAGATTGGAGAGGGAAAGAAGCGTCAACGCAGTTCtcagttttctttagtttttaatGAAATGGATTTGGGGAAAACTAATGATGGACTTCTTATGTTCTTGATTCTGAGATATTGACTGGTTCTGTAGGGTAGGGCAGCCGATTGTAATGGAAATCTTATGCTGAAATGTTTGGGGACTAGGGAATCCCCGAACAAGGCATCGCCTTTGGCATATGCTGAGGGTGACTAATCTCGATATGGTTTTTTTATGGAAACTAAGCTACATAGTTTGAAAATGGAGGAAGTTTGGAGGACATGGGGGATGTGGAGGGAATAGATGTTAGTAGCAAAGAAACAAATGAGGGTTATCTTTAGGATGGAAGTAAGGAGTTAAAGTAGTGTTAAGAAGATTTTCGATGAATCATATTGATGTGACAATGGAGGGGGAGTTAGAAGACATTAGGTGGCAATTTGTTGGGTTTTCTGGACATCTAATGGAAAATTTAAGGCATCATTCATGGGATTTGTTAAGAAATCTTGTATCTGATAATGGGGACCCATTGTTAGTTATGGAAGATTTCAACGAAATTATGTATTCCACAAGAAACAAGGGGAAAGGTTGACTGATGAATGGTCTATAGAAGCTTTTCACTTGATCCTTGATGATTGTGATTTGCAGGATGTGGGTTATGAGAGGCAATGGTTTACATGGGAACGTGAGAGACTAGCTAGTAATAATATT
It encodes the following:
- the LOC107927214 gene encoding LOB domain-containing protein 41 produces the protein MRMSCNGCRILRKGCSENCSIRPCLQWIKSPESQANATVFLAKFYGRAGLMNLINAGPEHLRPAIFRSLLYEACGRIVNPIYGSVGLLWSGSWQLCQAAVEAVLKGAPITPIASEAAANGQGPPLKAYDIRHVSKDENSAASNDVQRVKTRCRVKRTLKPKVNNPVLEEENRSSEPPEPRCYADEGFEGNRSTSHESSLSHQSELAVMDGESKETSSMISEETVAASRLFPAGPELGGKVLEERTVEGSSEIGLELTLGFKPVMSRACQVVVPVKKRRVEAYGTFEDSQTCKFELGLDYPAA